A section of the Pseudomonas flavescens genome encodes:
- a CDS encoding NirD/YgiW/YdeI family stress tolerance protein gives MKAPVLALLLAPLFSTAAMAAGYTGPGQVAQVTTVEQALKAGDDTPVVLQGQIVKRLQDELYEFKDATGTIHVEIDDEDWPPQAISEKATVKLTGEVDKDLTSREIDVDIVELVK, from the coding sequence ATGAAAGCTCCCGTACTCGCACTGCTGCTCGCTCCGCTGTTCTCCACCGCTGCCATGGCTGCCGGCTACACAGGCCCAGGCCAGGTCGCTCAGGTCACGACTGTCGAGCAGGCGCTGAAAGCTGGCGACGACACCCCGGTGGTACTGCAGGGCCAGATCGTCAAGCGTCTGCAGGACGAACTCTATGAGTTCAAGGACGCCACCGGCACCATCCACGTTGAAATCGACGACGAAGACTGGCCGCCGCAAGCCATTTCCGAGAAGGCCACCGTCAAACTGACCGGTGAAGTCGACAAGGATCTGACCAGCCGCGAAATCGACGTCGATATCGTCGAACTGGTGAAATAA
- a CDS encoding SdiA-regulated domain-containing protein, with product MRRLISIKGLSLLLMLVLLVALGIASQQFRLFERAWFNVSQPAEAPSHSLWLSDYKVVIEAQRIEGLEDDVSALTYDPDRQSLFTVTNQHPKLIELSLDGKVLRQIELVGFGDPEAVEYVAPGRFVIADERTQRLVKIRVDDDTTSIDAADGQQMSLGLEMGSKNKGFEGLAYDLAGKRLFVAKERDPMRIYEVHGFPNLDPDTPAPVQIRDDRKRDAGIFVRDLSSLHYDSLTGHLLALSDESRLVVELDEAGKPISSLSLLQGQQGLKKSVPQAEGITMDDHGVLYLTSEPNLFYVFSKGGKTD from the coding sequence ATGCGCCGTCTGATTTCGATCAAAGGTTTATCCCTGCTGTTGATGCTCGTTCTGCTGGTTGCGCTGGGTATCGCGAGCCAGCAATTTCGCCTGTTCGAGCGGGCCTGGTTCAATGTCAGTCAGCCAGCCGAGGCGCCCTCGCATTCGCTGTGGTTGAGCGACTACAAGGTGGTGATAGAGGCGCAGCGTATCGAAGGACTGGAGGACGACGTCTCGGCGTTGACCTACGATCCGGATCGCCAGAGCCTGTTCACGGTGACCAACCAGCATCCCAAACTGATCGAGCTGTCCCTGGACGGCAAGGTACTGCGGCAGATCGAACTGGTCGGTTTCGGTGATCCCGAAGCGGTGGAGTACGTGGCGCCCGGGCGTTTCGTGATCGCCGACGAGCGCACCCAGCGGTTGGTCAAGATCCGCGTCGACGACGACACCACCTCCATCGATGCCGCCGATGGTCAGCAGATGTCCCTGGGCCTGGAGATGGGCAGCAAGAACAAGGGCTTCGAGGGCCTGGCCTACGACCTGGCTGGCAAACGCCTGTTCGTGGCCAAGGAGCGCGACCCGATGCGCATCTACGAGGTGCATGGCTTCCCCAACCTCGACCCGGACACGCCCGCTCCTGTGCAGATTCGCGATGACCGCAAGCGCGATGCGGGCATCTTCGTGCGAGACCTCTCCAGCCTGCATTACGACAGCCTCACCGGCCATCTGCTGGCGCTGTCGGATGAGTCACGACTGGTCGTCGAGCTGGACGAGGCCGGCAAGCCGATCAGCAGCCTGTCATTGCTGCAGGGCCAGCAGGGCCTCAAGAAGTCGGTGCCGCAGGCGGAGGGCATCACCATGGATGATCATGGCGTGCTCTACCTGACCAGCGAGCCCAATCTCTTCTATGTCTTCAGCAAGGGCGGCAAGACCGACTGA
- a CDS encoding SdiA-regulated domain-containing protein — translation MRRLFSLKALLVLFVLIVASLLAVWGQEFRVFERAWFNVQQPDEAPADALWLDGYRVTREAQVIEGLDDDVSALTYDPLRKSLFTVTNQNSRLIELSLEGKVLREIELVGFGDPEAVEYVAPGVFVVADERPQRLVEVRIDDTTTRVDAASGQQLSLGLEMEAKNKGFEGLAYDLVGKRLFVAKERDPLRIYEVHGFPHLDPSTPSAIRVIDDRERDEGLFVRDLSSLQYVAGSGHLLALSDDSRLLVELDTKGEAVSSLSLIGGQQGLRASVPQAEGIAMDEQGVIYMISEPNLFYTFSKKAE, via the coding sequence ATGCGTCGTCTGTTTTCCCTCAAGGCATTGCTGGTGCTGTTCGTACTCATCGTGGCCTCGCTGCTGGCTGTCTGGGGGCAGGAGTTCCGGGTCTTCGAACGGGCCTGGTTCAACGTGCAGCAGCCGGATGAGGCTCCAGCGGATGCGCTATGGCTCGATGGTTATCGGGTAACCCGTGAAGCGCAGGTGATCGAGGGCCTGGACGATGACGTTTCGGCATTGACCTACGATCCACTGCGCAAGAGCCTGTTCACCGTCACCAACCAGAACTCCCGGCTGATCGAGCTTTCCCTGGAAGGCAAGGTGCTGCGCGAGATCGAACTGGTCGGTTTCGGCGATCCGGAGGCCGTGGAGTATGTCGCGCCGGGAGTCTTCGTGGTCGCCGACGAACGCCCCCAGCGTCTGGTGGAGGTGCGCATCGATGACACCACCACCCGTGTCGACGCTGCCAGTGGCCAGCAGCTTTCCCTGGGCCTGGAGATGGAGGCCAAGAACAAAGGCTTCGAAGGCCTGGCCTACGATCTGGTCGGCAAGCGCCTGTTCGTCGCCAAGGAGCGCGACCCGCTGCGCATCTACGAGGTGCACGGCTTCCCTCACCTCGACCCGAGCACGCCATCGGCGATCCGTGTCATCGATGACCGTGAGCGTGACGAGGGGCTTTTCGTGCGCGATCTGTCCAGCCTGCAATACGTCGCCGGTAGCGGGCACCTGCTGGCGCTCTCCGATGACTCGCGCTTGCTGGTGGAGCTCGATACCAAGGGCGAAGCGGTCAGCAGCCTGTCGCTGATCGGCGGTCAGCAGGGGCTGAGGGCGTCTGTTCCTCAGGCCGAAGGCATCGCCATGGACGAGCAGGGCGTGATCTACATGATCAGCGAGCCCAATCTCTTCTACACCTTCAGCAAAAAGGCCGAGTGA
- the rpiA gene encoding ribose-5-phosphate isomerase RpiA, which yields MTQDQLKQAVAQAAVDFILPKLDAKSVVGVGTGSTANCFIDALAKHKLDFDGAVASSEATAARLKGHGIPVYELNSVSDLEFYVDGADESDERLNLIKGGGAALTREKIVAAVARTFICIADGSKLVPVLGAFPLPVEVIPMARSHVARELVKLGGDPVYREGVLTDNGNVILDVHNMSITDPVKLEADINAIVGVVTNGLFAARPADLLLLGTAEGVKSLQR from the coding sequence ATGACCCAGGATCAGCTCAAACAAGCCGTGGCTCAGGCCGCCGTCGACTTCATCCTTCCCAAGCTCGACGCCAAGAGCGTCGTTGGGGTCGGCACCGGCTCCACGGCCAACTGTTTCATCGACGCCCTGGCCAAGCACAAACTGGACTTCGACGGTGCCGTAGCCAGCTCCGAAGCCACTGCCGCACGCCTCAAGGGCCACGGCATCCCGGTGTACGAACTGAACAGCGTCAGCGATCTGGAGTTCTACGTCGACGGCGCCGACGAGAGTGACGAGCGCCTGAACCTGATCAAGGGCGGCGGCGCGGCCCTGACCCGCGAGAAGATCGTCGCCGCCGTGGCCCGCACCTTCATCTGCATCGCCGACGGCAGCAAGCTGGTGCCGGTGCTCGGCGCCTTCCCGCTGCCGGTGGAGGTGATTCCCATGGCCCGCAGCCACGTGGCCCGTGAGCTGGTCAAGCTGGGCGGCGACCCGGTCTACCGCGAAGGCGTGCTGACCGACAACGGCAATGTGATCCTCGATGTGCACAACATGAGCATCACCGACCCGGTGAAACTGGAAGCGGACATCAACGCCATCGTCGGCGTGGTCACCAACGGCCTGTTCGCCGCGCGCCCGGCCGACCTGCTGCTGCTCGGCACCGCCGAAGGCGTGAAGTCGCTGCAGCGCTGA
- the ilvA gene encoding threonine ammonia-lyase, biosynthetic codes for MLEQYVKKTLTSRVYDVAVETPLQPARQLSERLGNQILLKREDLQPVYSFKIRGAYNKLAQLTPQELARGVVTASAGNHAQGLALAAKHMGVKATIVMPRTTPELKVQGVRSRGGKVVLHGDAFPEALAHSLKLVEEKGLVYVHPYDDPHVIAGQGTVAMEILRQHQGPLHAIFVPVGGGGLIAGIAAYVKYLRPETKVIGVEPDDSNCLQQALAAGERVVLPQVGLFADGVAVAQIGQHTFDICKLCVDEVITVSTDEICAAIKDIYDDTRSITEPAGALAVAGIKKYVERENVSGQVLVGIDSGANVNFDRLRHVAERAELGEKREAIIAVTIPEKPGSFKAFCEAIGKRQITEFNYRYHQDGEAHIFVGVQTHPENDPRAALVENLRGQGFPVLDLTDNELAKLHIRHTVGGHAAAVPDECVFRFEFPERPGALFNFLNKLGGRWNITLFHYRNHGAADGRVLAALQVPEDERHLLAPALDEIGYPYWDETDNPAYKLFLG; via the coding sequence ATGCTCGAACAGTACGTCAAGAAGACCCTGACCTCCCGTGTCTATGACGTTGCCGTGGAAACCCCGCTGCAACCCGCTCGCCAACTCTCCGAACGCCTGGGCAATCAGATTCTGCTCAAGCGCGAGGATCTGCAGCCGGTTTACTCGTTCAAGATTCGTGGCGCCTACAACAAGCTGGCGCAACTCACCCCGCAAGAGCTGGCTCGTGGCGTGGTTACCGCCTCGGCCGGCAACCACGCCCAGGGCCTGGCACTGGCCGCCAAGCACATGGGCGTGAAGGCGACCATTGTCATGCCGCGTACCACGCCCGAGCTCAAGGTGCAGGGCGTTCGCTCCCGTGGCGGCAAGGTGGTGCTGCACGGCGACGCCTTTCCCGAAGCCCTGGCGCATTCGCTGAAGCTGGTCGAGGAAAAGGGCCTGGTGTACGTGCACCCCTACGACGATCCCCATGTGATCGCTGGCCAGGGCACCGTGGCGATGGAGATCCTCCGTCAGCATCAGGGCCCGCTGCATGCGATCTTCGTTCCGGTCGGCGGTGGTGGTCTGATCGCCGGCATCGCCGCCTACGTCAAATACCTGCGTCCGGAGACCAAGGTGATCGGCGTCGAGCCGGACGACTCCAACTGTCTGCAGCAGGCCTTGGCTGCAGGCGAGCGCGTGGTGCTGCCGCAAGTCGGGCTGTTCGCCGACGGCGTGGCGGTGGCGCAGATCGGTCAGCACACCTTCGATATCTGCAAGCTGTGCGTCGATGAAGTGATCACCGTCAGTACCGACGAGATCTGCGCAGCGATCAAGGACATCTACGACGACACCCGCTCGATCACCGAGCCCGCGGGCGCGCTGGCCGTGGCCGGAATCAAGAAGTACGTCGAGCGCGAAAACGTCAGCGGCCAGGTGCTGGTGGGCATCGATTCCGGCGCCAACGTCAACTTCGACCGCCTGCGCCATGTGGCGGAACGTGCCGAACTGGGTGAAAAACGCGAAGCGATCATCGCCGTGACCATTCCCGAGAAGCCGGGCAGCTTCAAGGCCTTCTGCGAAGCGATCGGCAAACGGCAGATCACCGAATTCAACTACCGCTACCACCAGGATGGCGAGGCGCACATCTTCGTCGGCGTGCAGACCCACCCGGAGAACGACCCCCGTGCGGCGCTGGTCGAGAACCTGCGTGGCCAGGGCTTCCCGGTACTCGACCTGACCGACAACGAGCTGGCCAAACTGCATATCCGCCATACCGTCGGCGGGCATGCCGCTGCCGTGCCGGACGAGTGCGTGTTTCGTTTCGAGTTCCCGGAGCGGCCGGGGGCGCTGTTCAACTTCCTCAACAAGCTGGGCGGGCGCTGGAACATCACGCTGTTCCACTACCGCAACCACGGCGCCGCCGATGGCCGTGTGCTGGCTGCCCTGCAAGTGCCGGAAGACGAGCGCCATCTGCTCGCGCCGGCGCTGGATGAGATCGGTTATCCGTACTGGGACGAGACCGACAATCCGGCTTACAAGCTGTTTCTCGGTTAG
- a CDS encoding DUF2269 family protein, whose protein sequence is MEHYLLLRILHSVPGILLLLGVLAHAFMLWKAWRNGDSAVLQRKLQRTRTISLPVFALLALSLPVTGWWMVNLAGWPLSQTWLLLGSILFAALMIVGLLLLGRLGAWQAQAGGTVPARSLRFVMAYAALIVVLLVVIMAVMGAKPV, encoded by the coding sequence ATGGAACATTACCTGCTGCTGCGCATCCTCCACAGCGTGCCTGGCATCTTGCTGCTGCTCGGCGTGCTGGCCCATGCCTTCATGCTCTGGAAGGCGTGGCGCAATGGCGACAGTGCCGTGCTGCAACGCAAGCTGCAGCGCACCCGTACCATCAGCCTGCCGGTGTTCGCCCTGCTGGCGTTGAGCCTGCCGGTGACCGGATGGTGGATGGTCAACCTGGCCGGTTGGCCGCTGAGCCAGACCTGGCTGCTGCTGGGTAGCATTCTCTTCGCGGCGCTGATGATCGTCGGCCTGCTGTTGCTCGGTCGTCTCGGTGCCTGGCAGGCTCAGGCCGGCGGCACGGTGCCGGCCAGGTCGCTGCGTTTCGTGATGGCCTATGCCGCGCTGATCGTCGTGCTGCTGGTGGTGATAATGGCGGTGATGGGCGCCAAACCCGTCTAA
- a CDS encoding response regulator yields the protein MSDDYRILIIDDQRPNLDLMEQLLAREGLHNVLSSTQPMRALELYNSFEPDLVILDLHMPDFDGFALMEQLNRRIPQNDYVPLLVLTADVTRATRLRALALGARDFISKPLDALETMLRVWNLLETRALYKALRATLSEPQLAALLQPLVAQRQGRR from the coding sequence ATGAGCGACGACTACCGCATCCTGATCATCGACGATCAGCGTCCCAACCTGGATCTGATGGAGCAGCTGCTGGCCCGCGAAGGTCTGCACAACGTGCTCAGCAGCACCCAGCCGATGCGGGCACTGGAGCTGTACAACAGCTTCGAGCCGGATCTGGTGATCCTCGATCTGCACATGCCGGATTTCGACGGTTTCGCCCTGATGGAGCAGCTCAACCGGCGCATCCCGCAGAACGATTACGTGCCCTTGCTGGTACTGACCGCCGACGTGACCCGCGCCACGCGCCTGCGCGCCCTGGCGCTGGGTGCACGGGACTTCATCAGCAAGCCGCTCGACGCCCTGGAAACCATGCTGCGGGTCTGGAACCTGCTGGAAACCCGGGCCCTCTACAAAGCACTGCGTGCGACCCTGAGCGAGCCGCAACTGGCCGCACTGCTGCAACCGCTGGTGGCGCAGCGACAGGGCAGACGTTAG
- a CDS encoding ATP-binding protein — MMRRIDRSWADLPLRGKALVGISLPLVILLLSLVLIYITERQTAEAEEDVRRVLQVQGDIQAVQTLLAEGAASVRGYLLTRRENFLPTYLQTEPRIEAALARLDATIRDTEVRQRLERIRPLISTKLQGLDVLRNVDMRQDSEQIIAILVENKRMLDTLRQEIDAMRVREDALLADRTANAADNRQRMLLATLLAAGCGLFGAIIAVLLLSSGIVTRVQRVQRSARHLALGMPLKTRHHERDEIGRLGASLEEASQLLAQRERALRENEERMRLIIEGVRDYGIFALDPQGHVTTWNAGAERIKGYSETEIIGRHFSLFYPNEQRPHHPLRALQVAAEKGRYEEEAWRQRRDGSRFWASVVITAQHDASGTLRGFSKVTRDITDRRAADIALRDAREEAENASQAKSEFLSRMSHELRTPLNSILGFAQLLDLESPRPQVTHILRAGQHLLTLINEVLDIARIEAGRLPMSPEAIDLHGVVQEAMTLISPLADEAGIRLRPLPPSTSPAGVMADRQRLIQVLLNLLSNAVKYNRPGGEVHLDIELQGERLALAVNDSGAGIAADDLERLFRPFERLGADQHSEGTGLGLALSRNLLQAMDGTLEVISVVGTGSRFVLTLPTAQVETLAGADDPWRHPPSPAPAGTLESGNLTRVLCIEDNLSSQALIETLLQRRQGVQLLSSMQGQLGLDLARQHLPRVILLDINLPDMTGIDVLKRLRADPATAGIAVLMITADASTASRRAMQQAGATAILTKPIHVPTFLAFLDQHLPEPA, encoded by the coding sequence ATGATGCGCCGCATCGATCGTTCCTGGGCTGACCTGCCCCTGCGCGGCAAGGCGCTGGTCGGCATCTCCCTGCCGCTGGTGATCCTGCTGCTGTCGCTGGTGCTGATCTACATCACCGAGCGGCAGACCGCCGAGGCCGAGGAGGACGTGCGCCGAGTACTGCAGGTGCAGGGCGATATCCAGGCCGTGCAGACCCTGCTGGCCGAGGGTGCCGCCAGCGTGCGGGGCTACCTGCTGACCCGCCGCGAGAACTTTCTGCCCACCTACCTGCAGACCGAACCACGCATCGAAGCAGCCCTGGCCCGCCTCGACGCCACTATCCGCGACACCGAGGTACGCCAGCGCCTGGAGCGCATCAGGCCGCTGATCAGCACCAAGCTGCAGGGCCTGGATGTGCTGCGCAACGTCGACATGCGCCAGGACAGTGAGCAGATCATCGCCATCCTGGTCGAGAACAAACGCATGCTCGACACCCTGCGCCAGGAGATCGACGCAATGCGCGTGCGTGAGGACGCCCTGCTCGCCGACCGCACAGCGAATGCCGCGGACAATCGCCAGCGCATGCTCCTGGCCACGCTGCTGGCGGCAGGCTGCGGCCTGTTCGGTGCGATCATCGCGGTGCTGTTGCTGTCCAGCGGCATCGTCACCCGCGTTCAGCGTGTGCAGCGCAGTGCTCGCCACCTGGCACTTGGCATGCCGTTGAAAACCCGTCACCACGAACGTGACGAGATCGGCCGCCTCGGCGCCAGCCTCGAGGAGGCCAGCCAGTTGCTGGCCCAGCGCGAGCGCGCCTTGCGTGAGAACGAGGAGCGCATGCGCCTGATCATCGAAGGCGTACGCGACTACGGCATCTTCGCCCTCGACCCGCAGGGGCACGTCACCACCTGGAACGCGGGCGCCGAACGAATCAAGGGCTACAGCGAAACGGAAATCATCGGCCGCCATTTCTCGCTGTTCTATCCGAACGAGCAGCGCCCCCACCATCCGTTGCGGGCACTGCAGGTGGCCGCCGAAAAAGGCCGCTACGAGGAAGAGGCCTGGCGTCAGCGGCGTGACGGCTCGCGCTTCTGGGCCAGCGTGGTGATCACCGCCCAGCACGACGCCAGCGGCACCCTGCGCGGTTTCTCCAAGGTCACCCGCGACATCACCGACCGTCGCGCCGCCGATATCGCCCTGCGCGACGCCCGTGAGGAAGCCGAGAACGCCAGCCAGGCGAAGAGCGAATTTCTCTCGCGCATGAGCCATGAGCTGCGCACGCCGCTCAACTCCATTCTGGGCTTCGCTCAACTGCTCGATCTGGAATCGCCGAGGCCACAGGTCACGCACATCCTGCGGGCGGGCCAGCACCTGCTCACGCTGATCAACGAAGTGCTCGACATCGCCCGTATCGAAGCCGGCCGGCTGCCCATGAGCCCGGAAGCCATCGACCTGCATGGCGTTGTGCAGGAAGCGATGACGCTGATCTCGCCGCTGGCCGACGAGGCCGGCATCCGTCTGCGGCCATTGCCGCCGAGCACCTCGCCGGCAGGCGTGATGGCCGACCGGCAGCGGCTGATTCAGGTGCTGCTCAACCTGCTGTCCAACGCTGTGAAGTACAACCGCCCGGGTGGCGAAGTGCATCTGGATATCGAATTGCAGGGCGAGCGCCTGGCCCTGGCCGTCAATGACAGCGGAGCGGGCATCGCAGCGGACGATCTGGAGCGACTGTTCCGTCCCTTCGAACGCCTGGGCGCCGACCAACACAGCGAAGGCACCGGCCTGGGCCTGGCCCTGAGTCGCAACCTGCTGCAGGCAATGGATGGCACGCTGGAGGTGATCAGCGTGGTGGGCACCGGCAGCCGCTTCGTGCTGACACTGCCCACGGCGCAAGTCGAAACCCTGGCTGGCGCTGACGACCCCTGGCGCCACCCACCCTCCCCGGCCCCTGCCGGTACGCTGGAAAGCGGCAACCTGACCCGCGTGCTGTGCATCGAGGACAACCTGTCCAGCCAGGCCCTGATCGAAACCCTGCTGCAGCGTCGCCAAGGCGTACAACTGTTGTCGAGCATGCAGGGCCAGCTTGGTCTGGATCTGGCGCGCCAGCATTTGCCCCGGGTGATCCTGCTGGATATCAACCTGCCGGACATGACCGGCATCGATGTACTGAAGCGCCTGCGTGCCGACCCGGCCACGGCGGGTATCGCCGTACTGATGATCACCGCCGACGCCAGCACTGCTTCGCGGCGCGCCATGCAGCAGGCGGGAGCAACGGCGATCCTCACCAAACCCATCCACGTACCGACCTTTCTGGCCTTTCTCGACCAGCACCTGCCGGAGCCCGCATGA
- a CDS encoding response regulator: protein MTTPLRLVLADDHEVTRAGFVAMLASCDEFEVVGQAADGDSALQLCERLQPDIAILDIRMPGLNGLGAARLLQQRLPRLKVVMFTMYDSPDHLEAAIAAGAVGYLLKDATRDEVIASLRRVAAGEEALNSAVSARLLRRIADRSNAGTPPSDALTSRERQVLGLVAGGFSNREIGEKLGIAAGTVKTHVERVIAKLGVADRTQAAVRGIALGLVAQPAADWFGSSP from the coding sequence ATGACCACGCCCTTGCGTCTGGTGCTGGCCGATGACCATGAAGTGACCCGTGCGGGCTTCGTCGCCATGCTGGCGAGCTGCGACGAATTCGAGGTGGTCGGTCAGGCGGCCGACGGTGATAGCGCGCTGCAACTGTGCGAGCGCCTGCAGCCGGACATCGCCATTCTCGACATCCGTATGCCCGGGCTCAACGGGCTGGGTGCCGCACGCCTGCTGCAGCAACGCCTGCCACGCCTGAAAGTGGTGATGTTCACCATGTACGACAGCCCCGATCACCTCGAGGCAGCCATCGCCGCGGGCGCCGTCGGCTACCTGCTCAAGGACGCCACGCGCGACGAGGTGATCGCCAGCCTGCGCCGGGTTGCGGCGGGTGAGGAAGCGCTCAACAGCGCGGTCAGCGCGCGCCTGCTGCGGCGCATCGCCGACCGCAGTAATGCTGGCACCCCGCCTTCCGACGCCTTGACCAGCCGCGAGCGGCAGGTGCTCGGCCTGGTCGCCGGTGGCTTCAGCAATCGCGAGATCGGCGAGAAACTGGGGATTGCCGCCGGCACCGTGAAAACCCACGTCGAGCGGGTGATCGCCAAGCTCGGCGTGGCCGACCGCACCCAGGCGGCCGTGCGTGGCATCGCCCTGGGTCTGGTGGCCCAGCCAGCGGCGGACTGGTTCGGTTCGTCGCCATGA
- a CDS encoding sensor histidine kinase, protein MHNDNGSALALRSQYRQWESRAARLSLLVDTGRELGALAPGEMGERVLQRACAFCAMDSGLVVRELNGENQVLASHGAHSSEQRVALLALAENDSPLAQCLAIDKSGLQLVIRLPLSTAQGSPFGCVLLASAVKINPPDDEDLESLQLLATLLAAHLDNQRLHGDLLARERTMSELVHRLLSAQEDERRRVAYDLHDGLAQTLAGLHQRLQGFASQCPTLPDAQQQELSTILDLAQRCVREGRQAIAGLRPQLLDDFGLLQALDKEADRLREAGYRVQWLQRSDARLPANVEITLFRIAQEGINNILKHAGPCSVRIGLSSAEQSAELRVEDDGRGFDTAPDRSVSGSGGLGLAAMHERASLLSGHLHCSSEPGRGTRLLARVPSLGGSPQ, encoded by the coding sequence ATGCACAATGACAATGGCAGTGCCCTGGCCCTACGCAGCCAGTACCGGCAATGGGAAAGCCGCGCCGCGCGCCTGAGCCTGCTGGTCGATACCGGACGTGAGCTCGGTGCACTGGCACCGGGCGAAATGGGCGAGCGCGTGCTGCAACGCGCCTGCGCCTTCTGCGCCATGGACAGCGGTCTGGTGGTCCGCGAGCTGAATGGTGAAAACCAGGTGCTCGCCAGCCATGGCGCCCACTCCAGCGAACAACGCGTGGCACTGCTGGCACTGGCCGAAAACGACTCACCACTGGCGCAATGCCTGGCCATCGACAAGAGCGGGCTGCAACTGGTCATCCGACTGCCCTTGTCGACCGCTCAGGGCAGCCCGTTCGGCTGCGTCCTGCTGGCCAGCGCGGTGAAGATCAACCCGCCGGATGACGAAGACCTCGAGTCACTGCAACTGCTCGCCACGCTGCTCGCCGCGCACCTGGACAACCAGCGCCTGCACGGCGACCTGCTGGCTCGCGAGCGCACCATGTCGGAGCTGGTCCATCGGCTGCTCAGCGCACAGGAAGACGAGCGCAGACGCGTCGCCTATGACCTGCACGACGGCCTGGCCCAGACCCTCGCCGGCCTGCATCAGCGCTTGCAGGGCTTCGCCAGCCAATGCCCGACGCTGCCCGACGCCCAGCAGCAGGAACTGAGCACCATCCTCGACCTGGCCCAGCGCTGCGTGCGCGAGGGCCGCCAGGCCATCGCCGGGCTGCGCCCGCAACTGCTCGATGACTTCGGCCTGCTGCAGGCACTCGACAAGGAGGCCGATCGTCTGCGCGAAGCCGGTTACCGGGTGCAATGGCTGCAACGCAGTGACGCGCGGCTGCCCGCCAACGTGGAAATCACCCTGTTTCGTATCGCCCAGGAAGGTATCAACAACATCCTCAAGCATGCCGGCCCCTGCAGCGTGCGCATCGGCCTGAGCAGCGCCGAACAAAGCGCCGAGCTGCGGGTCGAGGACGATGGCCGCGGCTTCGACACGGCACCTGACAGATCGGTATCAGGCAGCGGCGGCCTCGGCCTGGCCGCCATGCACGAACGGGCCAGCCTACTGAGTGGCCATCTGCATTGCAGCAGCGAGCCGGGACGCGGTACCCGGTTGCTGGCTCGGGTCCCCAGCCTTGGAGGGAGCCCGCAATGA
- a CDS encoding SgcJ/EcaC family oxidoreductase: MKVHAIAAALLLTASSSLFAAAEQKPYTYSSIAEAPANAADREVAALFDQWNNALQTGDSSKVVALYSKDAVLQPTVSNHVRATSAEITDYFDHFLALKPVGQINYREIRRLGPTTALDSGVYTFRLTDAKGKKQDVQARYTFLYTLVDGQWKILNHHSSAMPEKVPSEVAKQL, from the coding sequence ATGAAAGTGCATGCAATCGCCGCCGCTCTGTTGCTTACCGCCAGCTCCTCGCTGTTCGCCGCTGCCGAGCAGAAGCCATACACCTACAGCAGTATTGCCGAGGCGCCTGCCAACGCCGCCGACCGTGAAGTGGCTGCTCTTTTCGACCAGTGGAACAACGCGCTGCAGACCGGTGATTCGTCCAAGGTGGTCGCGCTGTACAGCAAGGACGCCGTGCTGCAGCCAACCGTTTCCAACCACGTGCGGGCAACGTCTGCGGAAATCACCGACTACTTCGACCACTTCCTGGCGCTCAAGCCGGTCGGCCAGATCAATTACCGGGAAATCCGCCGCCTGGGCCCGACCACTGCCCTGGACAGCGGTGTATATACCTTCCGCCTGACCGATGCCAAAGGCAAGAAGCAGGATGTGCAGGCGCGTTATACCTTCCTCTATACCCTCGTCGACGGGCAGTGGAAGATCCTCAACCACCACTCTTCGGCGATGCCGGAAAAAGTGCCGAGCGAAGTCGCCAAGCAGCTTTGA